The following are encoded together in the Bos mutus isolate GX-2022 chromosome 3, NWIPB_WYAK_1.1, whole genome shotgun sequence genome:
- the GBX2 gene encoding homeobox protein GBX-2, with translation MSAAFPPSLMMMQRPLGSSTAFSIDSLIGSPPQPSPGHFVYTGYPMFMPYRPVVLPPPPPPPPALPQAALQPALPPAHPHHQIPSLPTGFCSSLAQGMALTSTLMATLPGGFSASPQHQEAAAARKFAPQQLPGGGSNFDKPEALQADAEDGKGFLAKEGSLLAFSAAEAVQASLVGAVRGQGKDESKVEDDPKGKEESFSLESDLDYSSDDNLTGQAAHKEEDPGHALEETPPSGGAAGSTTSTGKNRRRRTAFTSEQLLELEKEFHCKKYLSLTERSQIAHALKLSEVQVKIWFQNRRAKWKRVKAGNANSKTGEPSRNPKIVVPIPVHVSRFAIRSQHQQLEQARP, from the exons ATGAGCGCAGCGTTCCCGCCGTCGCTGATGATGATGCAGCGCCCGCTGGGGAGTAGCACCGCCTTCAGCATAGACTCGCTGATCGGCAGCCCGCCGCAGCCCAGCCCCGGCCATTTCGTCTACACCGGTTACCCCATGTTCATGCCCTACCGGCCGGTggtgctgccgccgccgccgccgccgccgccggcgctCCCCCAGGCCGCGCTGCAGCCGGCGCTGCCGCCCGCGCACCCGCACCATCAGATCCCCAGCCTGCCCACCGGCTTCTGCTCCAGCTTGGCCCAGGGCATGGCGCTCACCTCCACGCTCATGGCCACGCTGCCAGGCGGCTTCTCGGCGTCCCCCCAGCACCAGGAGGCGGCCGCCGCCCGGAAGTTCGCGCCGCAGCAGCTGCCCGGCGGCGGCAGCAACTTCGACAAGCCGGAGGCGCTGCAAGCCGACGCGGAGGACGGCAAAGGCTTCTTGGCCAAGGAGGGCTCGCTGCTGGCCTTCTCCGCGGCCGAGGCTGTGCAGGCGTCGCTCG TCGGGGCTGTCAGAGGGCAAGGGAAAGACGAGTCAAAGGTGGAAGACGACCCGAAGGGCAAGGAGGAGAGCTTCTCGCTAGAGAGCGATCTGGACTACAGCTCGGATGACAATCTGACTGGCCAGGCGGCTCACAAGGAGGAGGACCCCGGCCACGCGCTGGAGGAAACCCCGCCGAGTGGCGGCGCCGCGGGCAGCACCACGTCCACGGGCAAGAACCGGCGGCGGCGGACTGCCTTCACCAGCGAGCAGCTcctggagctggagaaggagtTCCACTGCAAAAAGTACCTCTCGCTGACCGAGCGCTCGCAGATCGCGCATGCCCTCAAACTCAGCGAGGTGCAGGTGAAAATCTGGTTCCAGAACCGCCGGGCCAAGTGGAAACGGGTAAAGGCCGGCAATGCCAATTCCAAGACAGGGGAGCCCTCCAGGAACCCCAAGATTGTCGTCCCCATACCCGTCCACGTCAGCAGGTTCGCTATCAGAAGTCAGCATCAGCAGCTGGAGCAGGCCCGGCCCTGA